The Planococcus versutus genome contains a region encoding:
- a CDS encoding AbrB family transcriptional regulator has protein sequence MLAHKKEDDIMTLHPMIKAFVIGLIGAGLFIVAGAPMPWLLGPLFAVLLLQLFTPITLKWHPRFRNVGLIIAGYVIGFAFTLQALQGMKEYFLSMLVINCVFFILFLLISKLMTVWTKVDQATAMTCCVPGGLSQIVTFTEEQKNIDLTAVTFYHVLRVLMIVAIVPFIVAGGEPSHVEKVGQGDYSAPLLGLLILCYGAGIVAQKIRIPTAFLLGPVFLIMLFNLMGISVPIMPKLFLHMAQLFIGIYIGLLLKKEDLKLTKRMIAYSFFSGAVLIACAYGISFALQQLYGLSFSTSFLSVVPGGLDQMGIIAASVHADVTVVTAFQLFRILFVSVLIVPFVKIVAKRAERKLEKSINV, from the coding sequence TTGTTAGCACATAAGAAAGAAGATGACATTATGACGCTTCATCCGATGATAAAAGCTTTTGTAATTGGTTTGATAGGAGCAGGACTGTTTATCGTAGCAGGAGCACCGATGCCATGGTTACTAGGTCCGTTATTTGCAGTACTATTGCTTCAGTTATTTACGCCAATAACTTTAAAATGGCACCCTCGTTTTCGCAATGTTGGATTGATTATTGCAGGTTATGTAATCGGTTTTGCTTTTACATTGCAAGCATTGCAAGGAATGAAGGAATATTTTCTATCGATGCTAGTTATTAACTGCGTATTTTTTATCTTATTTCTGTTAATTAGTAAATTGATGACTGTGTGGACAAAGGTGGACCAAGCAACAGCCATGACATGTTGTGTCCCTGGAGGTCTTTCACAAATTGTAACGTTTACCGAAGAACAAAAAAACATTGATTTGACTGCTGTAACTTTTTATCATGTTCTTCGCGTCTTGATGATTGTTGCAATTGTCCCGTTTATTGTTGCGGGCGGAGAACCTTCTCATGTAGAAAAGGTAGGGCAAGGAGATTATTCTGCGCCATTACTTGGGTTACTAATTCTGTGTTATGGAGCAGGAATAGTTGCACAAAAAATACGTATCCCAACCGCTTTTTTATTAGGACCGGTCTTTTTAATCATGCTTTTTAATTTGATGGGTATTAGCGTTCCTATTATGCCAAAGCTTTTCTTGCACATGGCACAACTGTTTATAGGAATTTACATCGGTTTATTATTGAAAAAAGAAGATTTAAAACTAACAAAACGTATGATAGCTTATTCGTTTTTTTCAGGAGCAGTCTTGATTGCATGTGCCTACGGAATTAGCTTTGCTTTGCAACAACTTTACGGCTTGAGCTTTTCGACTAGTTTTTTAAGTGTTGTGCCAGGAGGTCTTGATCAAATGGGAATTATTGCAGCATCAGTCCATGCAGATGTAACGGTAGTGACTGCTTTTCAATTGTTCAGGATTTTATTTGTGTCAGTTTTGATCGTCCCGTTTGTGAAAATTGTTGCAAAGCGCGCTGAACGAAAGCTTGAAAAATCGATAAATGTGTAA
- a CDS encoding potassium channel family protein, whose amino-acid sequence MKKQIVVIGLGRFGSSVCKELYSLGHEIMAIDTKPEKVDALRDYASFTVIADATDESQLKSLGVRNFEHAIVAIGDNLQASVLCTLMLKELGLPKVWVKARDLQHEKILHKVGADRVIQPEKEMGIRVAHHVDSEKIVDYIDLSHDYSIIELVASGKMANRTLVDLNIRKEFNCIVLAIKKEEEVNIAPAIDDMVDQSDVLIVMGHKDDLKRLEEKAL is encoded by the coding sequence GTGAAAAAACAGATTGTTGTCATCGGACTGGGACGCTTTGGGAGTAGTGTTTGTAAAGAGCTGTATAGTCTCGGTCATGAAATTATGGCAATCGATACAAAGCCTGAAAAAGTTGATGCTTTGCGTGATTATGCCTCATTTACGGTCATTGCAGACGCCACTGATGAAAGCCAGTTAAAGTCTTTAGGTGTTCGTAATTTCGAACACGCAATTGTTGCTATTGGAGACAACCTCCAAGCAAGCGTTTTGTGCACACTTATGTTAAAAGAACTCGGCTTACCAAAAGTATGGGTAAAAGCGCGAGATCTTCAGCATGAAAAAATTCTTCATAAAGTTGGGGCAGACCGTGTCATTCAACCTGAAAAAGAAATGGGTATTCGCGTTGCGCACCATGTAGATTCAGAAAAAATTGTTGACTACATTGACCTTTCTCACGATTACAGTATCATTGAGCTGGTTGCATCGGGGAAAATGGCCAATCGAACGTTAGTCGACTTGAACATTCGCAAAGAATTTAATTGTATTGTTTTGGCTATTAAAAAAGAAGAAGAAGTCAATATTGCACCAGCAATTGATGACATGGTCGATCAAAGTGACGTACTAATCGTTATGGGTCATAAAGATGACTTGAAGCGTCTAGAAGAAAAGGCATTATAA
- a CDS encoding reverse transcriptase-like protein, with protein MKIRIEWSYKIPKGCETIFVSEEMPAETALLIVEDLEKTGRSKALHFVDQFDSKWSIKEMKAYIKEIETEPHNVIAYFDGGYDRDTKEAGLGCSIYYDQNGKTYRRRVNQKLDKLSSNNESEYAALYFTLQELEQLEVHHLAVRFIGDSRIVINGMKQEWAISEDSLTSWIARIEEKQTVLGIQAEYELVPRKANSEADKLATQALKGISIGAVSEINH; from the coding sequence TTGAAAATTCGTATTGAATGGAGCTACAAGATTCCAAAAGGTTGTGAAACCATATTTGTTTCAGAAGAAATGCCAGCAGAAACTGCTCTACTAATAGTGGAAGATTTAGAGAAGACCGGTCGATCGAAAGCACTGCATTTTGTTGACCAATTTGACAGCAAGTGGTCAATAAAAGAAATGAAAGCGTATATAAAAGAAATCGAAACAGAACCTCATAATGTAATTGCTTATTTTGATGGTGGTTATGATCGAGATACAAAAGAAGCGGGTCTTGGCTGTTCAATTTATTATGACCAAAATGGAAAAACCTATCGACGTCGTGTAAATCAAAAGCTAGATAAACTATCTTCTAATAATGAATCTGAATATGCAGCTCTTTACTTTACTTTACAAGAGTTAGAGCAGCTAGAGGTACATCATTTGGCTGTTCGCTTTATTGGGGATTCACGCATTGTAATTAATGGTATGAAACAGGAATGGGCCATCTCGGAAGATTCACTCACTTCATGGATTGCTCGGATTGAAGAAAAACAAACAGTTCTCGGGATACAAGCTGAGTATGAATTAGTGCCGCGTAAAGCAAACTCTGAAGCCGACAAATTAGCCACACAAGCTTTAAAAGGTATTTCAATAGGTGCAGTTAGTGAAATCAATCATTGA
- a CDS encoding DUF4397 domain-containing protein has product MKKILVSFSVAMVLVFSLLAAGVMAAGDSAKVRVVHASPDAPAVDVYVNGDLTLEEVPFKADSGYLEVPAGTHDVEVFASGTEYAAGEGVLQADLTVEAGKAYTVVAANLLESIEFVVAEDSMEVTEGKTKVRVGHLSPDAPAVDVGVIGGDALFSGAEFPGITDYAELDAGTYDLEIRLPDGTQVLPLEGTQLAANTVYSVFAVNTVDSLEVIALVDYEAAASPDGMPTTGLGTPDQSQSMWLLVGGALVLIAASTLVWRRRFQQ; this is encoded by the coding sequence ATGAAGAAAATTTTAGTTTCATTCTCAGTCGCAATGGTTCTTGTGTTCTCTCTGCTCGCAGCTGGCGTTATGGCAGCAGGAGATTCTGCTAAAGTCAGAGTGGTTCATGCTTCGCCTGACGCACCAGCAGTTGATGTTTATGTCAATGGAGATTTAACGCTTGAAGAAGTACCGTTTAAAGCAGATTCTGGCTATTTAGAAGTACCAGCTGGAACACATGATGTAGAAGTTTTTGCAAGCGGTACAGAATATGCTGCAGGTGAAGGTGTACTACAAGCAGATCTTACTGTAGAAGCTGGCAAAGCTTATACAGTTGTTGCAGCAAATCTGTTAGAGTCAATTGAATTTGTAGTAGCAGAAGATTCAATGGAAGTAACGGAAGGGAAAACAAAAGTAAGAGTTGGACATTTATCACCCGACGCACCCGCAGTTGATGTTGGTGTAATTGGTGGAGATGCATTGTTTAGCGGAGCGGAATTCCCAGGAATTACAGATTATGCAGAATTGGATGCAGGTACGTATGACTTGGAAATTCGTTTACCAGATGGCACACAAGTCTTGCCACTAGAAGGCACTCAGTTAGCTGCAAATACTGTGTATAGCGTTTTCGCAGTAAATACAGTGGATTCTTTAGAAGTAATCGCATTGGTTGACTACGAGGCGGCCGCTTCACCAGATGGAATGCCGACTACTGGTCTTGGAACACCCGATCAGTCTCAGTCTATGTGGTTATTGGTTGGTGGAGCACTAGTTCTCATTGCAGCTAGCACGCTGGTTTGGAGAAGACGTTTTCAACAATAA
- a CDS encoding class F sortase: protein MQLARWFGEDVFNNKLLALSIVFVLAGCQQPVDEVSVRSENVGFAQDEPILVNVQPSAPKENPINGIKRTGIQPNSLKIPAIDVEAQIQQLGVTKSGEMAVPNNIEDVSWFAPGYKPGQNGRAVIAGHVDGVDGPAVFWDLSKLELGDELVVENKEKILTFRVHTMESVPLDLADVSAVFGYTATPELVLITCSGTYDFDRGTREERLIVYASLVEK from the coding sequence TTGCAGCTAGCACGCTGGTTTGGAGAAGACGTTTTCAACAATAAGCTTTTAGCGCTATCGATTGTGTTTGTATTGGCAGGGTGTCAACAGCCTGTTGATGAAGTAAGCGTACGCTCAGAAAACGTTGGATTTGCACAGGATGAGCCTATACTAGTTAATGTTCAACCTTCAGCTCCTAAAGAAAATCCAATTAACGGAATAAAACGTACAGGTATTCAGCCGAACTCGTTAAAAATCCCAGCAATTGATGTGGAAGCACAAATCCAACAGTTGGGTGTTACAAAGAGCGGTGAAATGGCTGTACCGAATAATATCGAAGACGTCAGCTGGTTTGCTCCAGGATACAAGCCAGGTCAAAATGGTCGTGCTGTTATTGCTGGACATGTTGATGGGGTAGACGGACCGGCAGTTTTCTGGGATCTTTCTAAACTTGAATTGGGTGATGAATTGGTAGTGGAGAATAAGGAAAAAATATTAACATTCAGAGTTCACACTATGGAGTCTGTGCCACTAGATCTGGCAGATGTTTCAGCTGTTTTTGGCTATACTGCTACTCCAGAATTGGTGTTGATCACTTGTTCAGGAACTTATGATTTTGATCGAGGGACAAGAGAAGAACGTTTGATTGTTTATGCAAGTCTTGTAGAAAAATAA
- a CDS encoding undecaprenyl-diphosphate phosphatase, which produces MEWFDLFKAVILGFVEGMTEFAPVSSTGHLIIVDDMWLKSQEFLGKYPANTFKIVIQLGSILAVVVVFWKRLFSLIGLYKIEGQQASSSFNLLHVIIGMMPAVVLGFAFKDLIDDYLFGVETVIYALVAGAILMIVADKFGPKKPTVNSLDDISYFQALKIGFVQCLSLWPGFSRSGATISGGVLFGLNHRVAADFTFIMAVPIMFGASLVSVMKNWETLSMDYLSFYIVGFVSAFVFALISIRFFLKLISRIKLMPFAIYRLVLAAILAIIVFL; this is translated from the coding sequence ATGGAATGGTTTGATTTATTTAAAGCAGTAATTTTAGGGTTTGTGGAAGGAATGACGGAATTTGCTCCGGTTTCTTCTACTGGCCACTTGATCATCGTGGATGACATGTGGTTGAAATCGCAGGAGTTTTTGGGAAAATATCCGGCAAACACATTTAAAATTGTTATTCAGTTAGGATCAATATTAGCGGTTGTCGTGGTATTTTGGAAACGCCTGTTCAGTTTAATAGGGCTTTATAAAATCGAAGGTCAACAAGCAAGCTCAAGTTTTAATTTATTGCATGTTATTATTGGCATGATGCCAGCAGTTGTTTTAGGATTTGCTTTTAAAGATCTAATTGATGATTATTTGTTTGGAGTAGAAACGGTAATCTATGCGTTAGTTGCGGGAGCTATTCTAATGATTGTAGCAGATAAATTTGGCCCCAAAAAGCCGACTGTCAATTCTCTAGATGACATTTCGTATTTTCAAGCATTGAAAATCGGATTCGTGCAATGTCTATCGCTATGGCCAGGGTTCTCACGTTCTGGTGCCACAATTTCAGGTGGCGTACTGTTCGGTTTAAATCACCGAGTTGCGGCAGACTTTACGTTCATCATGGCCGTTCCGATTATGTTCGGGGCGAGCCTTGTATCAGTAATGAAAAACTGGGAGACGTTATCGATGGATTATTTATCCTTTTACATCGTCGGCTTCGTATCGGCTTTCGTCTTTGCGTTAATTTCCATTCGTTTCTTCTTGAAACTAATTTCACGCATTAAGTTAATGCCGTTTGCGATTTATAGACTGGTCCTCGCAGCTATTTTAGCAATCATTGTCTTCCTATAA
- a CDS encoding 3-hydroxybutyrate dehydrogenase yields MVDNKVVLITGAASGIGYEISNDFAKAGAKIVLSDIDEEAVIKAVASLKSQGLDCIGIKCDVTNEEDIKNVIEQTVAHYGALDVLINNAGMQYISPLEEFPTEKYELLIRIMLIAPFIATKYAFPIMKKQGSGRIINMASINGLVGFAGKAAYNSAKHGVIGLTKVAALEGAEHGITVNAMCPGYVDTPLVQNQMSDLAKTRNVSIEKVFEEVLYPLIPQKRLLAVKEVSDYTMFLASDKASGITGQAVVLDGGYTAQ; encoded by the coding sequence ATGGTAGACAATAAAGTAGTATTAATAACAGGAGCGGCCAGTGGAATTGGGTATGAAATCAGTAATGATTTTGCGAAAGCAGGAGCTAAAATTGTGCTGTCCGACATTGACGAAGAAGCTGTTATAAAAGCGGTAGCGTCTTTAAAGTCACAAGGATTGGATTGTATCGGGATTAAATGTGATGTCACAAATGAAGAAGATATTAAAAATGTAATTGAACAAACTGTTGCGCATTATGGAGCACTTGATGTGCTAATCAACAATGCAGGCATGCAGTATATTTCACCACTTGAAGAGTTTCCTACTGAAAAATATGAATTGTTAATTCGCATTATGTTAATTGCTCCATTTATTGCAACTAAATATGCTTTTCCTATCATGAAAAAGCAAGGTTCAGGACGTATTATTAATATGGCTTCCATTAATGGCTTAGTCGGTTTTGCTGGTAAAGCAGCTTACAATAGTGCCAAGCATGGAGTAATTGGTTTAACTAAAGTGGCTGCACTTGAAGGCGCAGAGCATGGCATTACTGTTAACGCAATGTGCCCAGGGTATGTGGACACACCACTTGTACAAAACCAAATGAGCGATTTAGCAAAAACGCGTAATGTGTCGATCGAAAAAGTTTTTGAAGAAGTACTGTATCCACTAATCCCTCAAAAACGTTTGCTTGCTGTAAAAGAAGTCTCGGATTATACGATGTTCTTAGCTAGTGACAAAGCATCTGGAATTACGGGCCAAGCCGTTGTATTAGACGGTGGCTATACCGCTCAATAA
- a CDS encoding alpha/beta fold hydrolase: MPIFTHNGIELFYEDVGEGQPIFLLHGLTSNSAMFYNEIDFLKQERRVIALDSRGHGHSSRLEQYTLQDHIEDALALVSHLALATVDILGVSMGSYIAQGMALTEPKKVRKLILVATKSYSEQSSLAELFDHYPEKFDGLSISEKLAASTSYIYHNQSKIQKWNKQTAQNSRLLTIKEQSIAGEAIKQFDFRSQLSTITAETLVISGKYDRLNPSEKGRETAIAIPNATFMEFNRSGHAPNVEQPKLFLGIIENFLD, translated from the coding sequence ATGCCTATTTTTACTCACAATGGAATTGAACTATTTTACGAAGACGTTGGGGAAGGCCAACCTATCTTCTTGCTCCATGGATTAACAAGCAATTCTGCTATGTTTTATAACGAAATTGATTTTTTAAAACAAGAACGTCGAGTGATTGCTTTAGATTCACGTGGTCATGGGCATTCTAGTCGTTTAGAGCAATACACTTTGCAAGATCATATAGAAGATGCACTCGCGCTCGTTTCCCATTTAGCATTAGCGACAGTAGATATTCTCGGTGTATCAATGGGAAGTTATATTGCACAAGGAATGGCACTTACGGAACCTAAAAAAGTTAGAAAGCTTATATTAGTAGCTACCAAATCTTATAGCGAGCAGTCGTCTTTAGCTGAACTTTTTGATCATTATCCTGAAAAATTTGACGGCTTGAGCATTTCTGAAAAACTCGCTGCCTCCACTAGCTATATTTATCACAATCAAAGCAAGATTCAAAAATGGAACAAACAAACTGCACAAAATAGTCGACTATTAACGATAAAAGAACAAAGTATTGCTGGAGAAGCTATTAAGCAATTCGATTTCCGCTCACAGCTTTCTACTATTACCGCTGAAACATTAGTAATTAGTGGAAAATACGACAGATTAAATCCTTCAGAAAAAGGACGAGAAACGGCAATTGCGATTCCAAATGCTACTTTTATGGAATTTAACCGTTCTGGACATGCACCAAATGTGGAACAACCCAAACTTTTTCTGGGCATTATTGAAAACTTTCTCGACTAA
- a CDS encoding TVP38/TMEM64 family protein gives MEQFDQSLETFMNNVGWLAPFLFILLHLLRPLLFIPVIAVCIAGGYLFGFFEGALLSFIGLTLMSWISYVLVNKFPKFREKMSRLKDKIFPNRTLSVAQVMILRIMPFVHFHLLSLYLMEITKSLKEYMAISALGLIAPAILYTAFGQSISEFPWYVTASMFILLAAMFSFIERWQNSRTESD, from the coding sequence ATGGAGCAATTCGATCAATCCCTCGAAACATTTATGAATAATGTCGGTTGGTTGGCCCCTTTTCTTTTCATCTTGTTACATTTATTGCGTCCTTTACTATTTATACCGGTTATTGCAGTATGTATTGCGGGTGGGTATCTCTTTGGCTTTTTTGAAGGTGCTTTGTTGTCGTTTATCGGCTTGACGTTGATGAGTTGGATTTCCTATGTATTGGTCAATAAATTTCCGAAGTTTCGAGAAAAAATGTCGCGTTTGAAAGATAAAATTTTTCCGAATCGTACTTTGTCAGTTGCACAAGTTATGATTTTGCGCATTATGCCTTTTGTTCATTTTCATTTGCTATCGTTGTATTTGATGGAAATAACTAAATCCCTTAAAGAATACATGGCTATTTCTGCTCTTGGTTTGATTGCACCTGCTATTCTTTATACTGCATTCGGTCAGTCTATTTCAGAGTTTCCTTGGTACGTAACCGCCAGCATGTTTATATTGCTTGCAGCTATGTTTAGCTTTATCGAAAGATGGCAAAATTCGCGAACGGAATCTGATTGA